In Streptomyces sp. SLBN-118, the following are encoded in one genomic region:
- a CDS encoding ABC transporter permease, whose product MLQFLIRRLTGAVVIMFLIGAFTFFLFYTIPQDFAELSCGKNCSPENIAVIRENLGLDKPISAQFWDFMIGIVSGRDFPVGHCSAPCLGVSFDSGDFVWDSIMDRFPLTLSLTVGGLVIFLVLGLASGLIAAWKRGTVVDKIVSGASMVLSSFQIYFLGPIVLGIFVYSTGWMDNPKYIPFTDDPVGWGVGMLIPWAVMATIFTAQYTRMARSTMIEQLQEEHVRTARAKGMRQRYVFFRYAWRGSLAPIVTILGMDLSGLLAGAVVTEFTFDLAGIGRLAVESSLNKDLPLTMGVMLFGAFFILILNIIVDLAYAYIDPRVRLA is encoded by the coding sequence ATGCTTCAGTTCCTCATCCGCAGGTTGACCGGCGCCGTCGTCATCATGTTCCTGATCGGCGCGTTCACGTTCTTCCTGTTCTACACAATCCCTCAGGACTTCGCCGAGCTCTCCTGCGGCAAGAACTGCTCGCCGGAGAACATCGCGGTGATCCGCGAGAACCTCGGCCTCGACAAGCCGATCAGCGCCCAGTTCTGGGACTTCATGATCGGTATCGTCTCCGGCCGGGACTTCCCTGTCGGCCACTGCTCCGCACCGTGCCTCGGGGTCTCCTTCGACTCCGGCGACTTCGTGTGGGACTCCATCATGGACCGCTTCCCGCTGACGCTGTCGCTGACGGTCGGCGGTCTGGTCATCTTCCTGGTCCTGGGACTCGCATCGGGACTCATCGCAGCGTGGAAGCGCGGCACTGTGGTCGACAAGATCGTCAGTGGCGCCTCCATGGTGCTCAGCTCGTTCCAGATCTACTTCCTGGGTCCGATCGTTCTTGGCATCTTCGTCTACAGCACCGGCTGGATGGACAACCCCAAGTACATTCCGTTCACGGACGATCCGGTCGGCTGGGGCGTCGGGATGCTGATCCCCTGGGCCGTCATGGCGACGATCTTCACAGCCCAGTACACGCGTATGGCTCGCTCCACCATGATCGAGCAGCTCCAGGAAGAGCATGTCCGCACCGCGCGGGCCAAGGGCATGCGGCAGCGGTACGTATTCTTCCGCTACGCCTGGCGCGGCTCTCTCGCTCCCATCGTCACCATCCTCGGCATGGACCTCTCCGGCCTCCTCGCGGGTGCCGTGGTCACCGAGTTCACCTTCGACCTCGCGGGCATCGGCCGCCTCGCGGTGGAGTCGTCGCTGAACAAGGACCTGCCGCTGACGATGGGCGTGATGCTGTTCGGGGCCTTCTTCATCCTGATCCTGAACATCATCGTGGACCTCGCCTACGCCTACATCGACCCGCGCGTGCGCCTCGCCTAG
- a CDS encoding ABC transporter substrate-binding protein, translating into MKPIHSRSARAIVVAVAAGSLALTGCSKDSGKNAKDESKSKQDAAAQSKPVAYADAAHSTGPAAEVPGAKPGGSINVYTQSDLTHMDPGQIYVSDAGQFANLLHRKLTNYQEDDKGNLTVVGDIATDAGKTTDGGKTWTYTLKDGIKDEDGNVITSADVRHTIERQYSKVIFDGPSFVQSWLSGSDYRKALPDGPYKGSHLPDSVLSTPDAKTVVFHFGQARPDLPQALAMAGYGIVPAKSDTKEKYDKAPKSLGPYKIAEYKAGKSLKLVKNTNWDPKSDAVRHQYVDGYNFTTTIDPASQTKRLIADQGDAKNAIQFTDSVDTAQMQAVIGNAAVNKRTIKGYQPYVWQLTFNLDRIKDKKIRDAITYAIPNQSMIQADGGKYGGEMAGGLFAPTLPGFDPSYDPFGKLKKPNGDPEKAKKLLEEAGFKKGTKLTYAYSNTPRGQKQMVLIKDALNKIGFDVQAKEIERKSFYEQIGKLKNPFDLYMTGWGQDWSSPSTVVTPVYDGKLVSDGGSNYSHINDEKVNSLIQEALLLQPEAAAKKWEEAHHRIVEEINPAAPVYYSKQIQLFGSNIGGARYSTNSSYIDINRLYLIQP; encoded by the coding sequence ATGAAGCCCATTCACTCGCGCTCCGCACGCGCCATAGTCGTCGCAGTCGCGGCGGGCTCGCTGGCGCTCACCGGCTGCTCCAAGGACAGCGGTAAGAACGCCAAGGACGAGTCGAAGTCGAAGCAGGACGCTGCCGCGCAGTCGAAGCCTGTCGCCTACGCCGACGCGGCCCACTCCACGGGCCCCGCGGCTGAGGTCCCGGGCGCCAAGCCCGGTGGCAGCATCAATGTCTACACGCAGTCCGACCTCACCCACATGGACCCGGGCCAGATCTACGTCAGTGACGCCGGCCAGTTCGCCAACCTGCTGCACCGCAAGCTGACGAACTACCAGGAGGACGACAAGGGCAACCTGACCGTCGTCGGTGACATCGCCACCGACGCCGGTAAGACCACCGACGGCGGCAAGACCTGGACGTACACGCTCAAGGACGGCATCAAGGACGAGGACGGCAACGTCATCACCTCGGCCGATGTCCGTCACACCATCGAGCGCCAGTACTCGAAGGTCATCTTCGACGGTCCTTCGTTCGTCCAGAGCTGGCTCTCCGGCTCCGACTACCGCAAGGCGCTGCCGGACGGTCCGTACAAGGGCAGCCACCTGCCCGACTCGGTCCTGTCCACCCCGGACGCGAAGACGGTCGTCTTCCACTTCGGCCAGGCGCGCCCGGACCTGCCGCAGGCGCTGGCCATGGCCGGTTACGGCATCGTCCCGGCGAAGTCGGACACCAAGGAGAAGTACGACAAGGCCCCGAAGTCCCTGGGCCCGTACAAGATCGCCGAGTACAAGGCCGGCAAGTCCCTCAAGCTGGTCAAGAACACCAACTGGGACCCGAAGTCGGACGCGGTGCGTCACCAGTACGTCGACGGCTACAACTTCACCACCACGATCGACCCGGCCAGCCAGACCAAGCGTCTGATCGCCGACCAGGGCGACGCCAAGAACGCCATCCAGTTCACGGACTCGGTGGACACCGCCCAGATGCAGGCCGTGATCGGCAACGCGGCGGTCAACAAGCGCACGATCAAGGGCTACCAGCCCTACGTTTGGCAGCTGACCTTCAACCTGGACCGCATCAAGGACAAGAAGATCCGGGACGCGATCACGTACGCGATCCCGAACCAGTCCATGATCCAGGCTGACGGTGGCAAGTACGGCGGCGAGATGGCCGGTGGCCTGTTCGCGCCGACCCTGCCGGGCTTCGACCCCTCCTACGACCCGTTCGGCAAGCTGAAGAAGCCCAACGGTGACCCGGAGAAGGCCAAGAAGCTCCTCGAGGAGGCGGGCTTCAAGAAGGGCACGAAGCTCACCTACGCCTACTCGAACACTCCGCGTGGCCAGAAGCAGATGGTCCTCATCAAGGACGCGCTGAACAAGATCGGCTTCGACGTCCAGGCGAAGGAGATCGAGCGCAAGAGCTTCTACGAGCAGATCGGCAAGCTCAAGAACCCGTTCGACCTGTACATGACCGGCTGGGGTCAGGACTGGTCCTCCCCGTCGACGGTCGTCACCCCGGTCTACGACGGCAAGCTGGTCTCCGACGGCGGCTCGAACTACTCCCACATCAACGATGAGAAGGTCAACTCCCTCATCCAGGAGGCGCTGCTCCTGCAGCCCGAGGCCGCGGCCAAGAAGTGGGAAGAGGCTCACCACCGCATCGTCGAGGAGATCAACCCGGCTGCTCCGGTCTACTACTCGAAGCAGATCCAGCTCTTCGGCTCCAACATCGGTGGCGCCCGGTACAGCACGAACTCGAGCTACATCGACATCAACCGTCTGTACCTGATCCAGCCGTAA
- a CDS encoding ABC transporter permease yields MTSPIETEGTDAASVTLDKDTASKTDAADSAKALTGRSPGQLMWTRFKRDRTGVISAIVVLFFFVVAALAPVISALYGKDPYTLYAQEADYPFLLDDFAMPSGSFGGISGDFWFGVEPNLGRDVFTMLLYGMRTSLFMALVLTLFSVITGVVIGMVGGYFGGKVDYWLGRTTDFFLAFPSQLFFIAFMPVVTALFVSPADETPTYLRAVAILLVMWFLGWMGMARLVRSSVLSLREREFVEAAKVSGASRWRIVRKEILPNIVTPILVQGTYTLPSSILSIAFLSFVGVGFVEPTPDWGRMFAIGAGIYEQDPSFMFFPGIAMVVFVLAFNLLGDSVRDAFDPKTGR; encoded by the coding sequence ATGACCAGTCCAATTGAGACCGAGGGCACGGACGCCGCCTCTGTCACCTTGGACAAAGACACCGCGAGCAAGACCGACGCCGCGGACAGCGCCAAGGCACTCACCGGCCGTTCACCCGGCCAGCTCATGTGGACGCGCTTCAAGCGCGACCGCACGGGTGTGATCTCCGCGATCGTGGTGCTGTTCTTCTTCGTCGTCGCCGCGCTGGCCCCGGTGATCTCGGCCTTGTACGGCAAGGATCCCTACACGCTCTACGCCCAGGAAGCGGACTATCCGTTCCTGCTCGACGACTTCGCCATGCCCTCCGGCAGCTTCGGCGGCATCTCCGGAGACTTCTGGTTCGGCGTCGAACCCAACCTGGGCCGCGACGTGTTCACCATGCTGCTGTACGGCATGCGAACGTCGCTCTTCATGGCGCTCGTCCTCACGCTCTTCAGCGTGATCACGGGCGTGGTCATCGGCATGGTGGGCGGCTACTTCGGTGGCAAGGTCGACTACTGGCTGGGCCGGACGACCGACTTCTTCCTGGCCTTCCCGAGCCAGCTGTTCTTCATCGCCTTCATGCCCGTCGTGACCGCGCTGTTCGTCTCTCCGGCGGACGAGACCCCCACCTACCTGCGCGCCGTCGCGATCCTGCTGGTGATGTGGTTCCTCGGCTGGATGGGCATGGCCCGTCTGGTGCGAAGCTCCGTACTCTCCCTGCGCGAGCGGGAGTTCGTGGAGGCGGCCAAGGTTTCGGGCGCCTCGCGGTGGCGGATCGTGCGCAAGGAGATCCTGCCGAACATCGTCACGCCGATCCTTGTGCAGGGCACCTACACGCTGCCCAGCTCCATCCTGAGCATCGCGTTCCTCTCGTTCGTCGGTGTCGGCTTCGTCGAACCCACTCCCGACTGGGGGCGGATGTTCGCGATCGGCGCCGGCATCTACGAGCAGGACCCGTCGTTCATGTTCTTCCCGGGCATCGCCATGGTGGTTTTCGTTCTTGCGTTCAACCTCCTTGGTGACTCCGTCCGGGACGCGTTCGACCCCAAGACCGGACGGTGA
- the typA gene encoding translational GTPase TypA: MPTRHDIRNVAIVAHVDHGKTTLVDAMLKQAGAFAAHAAEHLDDRMMDSNDLEREKGITILAKNTAVKYHPKDGGDPITINIIDTPGHADFGGEVERGLSMVDAVVLLVDASEGPLPQTRFVLRKALQARMPVILCINKTDRPDSRIAEVVDETYDLFLDLDADEDQIEFPIVYACARDGVASLTKPEDGTVPADSDSLEPFFTTILEHVPAPEYDESAPLQAHVTNLDADNFLGRIALLRVEQGELKKGQTVAWIKRDGTMSNVRITELMMTEALTRKPAEKAGPGDICAVAGIPEIMIGETLADPENPIALPLITVDEPAISMTIGTNTSPLVGKGGKGHKVTARLVKDRLDRELVGNVSLRVLPTERPDAWEVQGRGELALAILVETMRREGFELTVGKPEVVTKEINGKVHEPIERMTIDSPEEHLGAITQLMATRKGRMETMTNHGSGWIRMEWIVPSRGLIGFRTEFLTQTRGTGIAHSIFEGHEPWFGELRTRNNGSLVADRAGTVTPFAMINLQERGVIFTDAGTEVYEGMIIGENSRSDDMDVNITKEKKLTNMRAASADTTENVVPPRKLSLEQSLEFCRDDECIEVTPETVRIRKVVLDQKERGRTASRAKRN; this comes from the coding sequence ATGCCCACGCGCCACGACATCCGTAACGTTGCCATCGTCGCCCACGTCGACCACGGCAAGACCACCCTGGTCGACGCCATGCTGAAGCAGGCCGGCGCCTTCGCCGCGCACGCCGCCGAGCACCTCGACGACCGCATGATGGACTCGAACGACCTGGAGCGTGAGAAGGGCATCACGATCCTGGCGAAGAACACCGCCGTCAAGTACCACCCCAAGGACGGCGGGGACCCGATCACGATCAACATCATCGACACCCCCGGCCACGCCGACTTCGGTGGCGAGGTGGAGCGCGGTCTGTCGATGGTGGACGCGGTCGTCCTGCTGGTCGACGCCTCCGAGGGTCCGCTCCCGCAGACCCGTTTCGTGCTCCGCAAGGCCCTTCAGGCCCGGATGCCCGTCATCCTCTGCATCAACAAGACGGACCGCCCCGACTCCCGGATCGCCGAGGTCGTCGACGAGACGTACGACCTGTTCCTGGACCTGGACGCGGACGAGGACCAGATCGAGTTCCCGATCGTCTACGCCTGCGCCCGTGACGGCGTGGCCTCGCTGACCAAGCCGGAGGACGGCACCGTCCCGGCCGACAGCGACAGCCTGGAGCCGTTCTTCACCACCATCCTGGAGCACGTCCCGGCCCCCGAGTACGACGAGTCCGCGCCGCTCCAGGCCCATGTCACCAACCTCGACGCCGACAACTTCCTCGGCCGTATCGCACTGCTCCGTGTCGAGCAGGGCGAGCTGAAGAAGGGGCAGACCGTCGCCTGGATCAAGCGCGACGGCACCATGTCCAACGTTCGCATCACCGAGCTGATGATGACCGAGGCGCTCACCCGCAAGCCGGCCGAGAAGGCAGGCCCGGGCGACATCTGCGCGGTCGCCGGTATCCCCGAGATCATGATCGGCGAGACCCTGGCCGACCCGGAGAACCCGATCGCGCTGCCGCTGATCACGGTCGACGAGCCCGCCATCTCCATGACCATCGGTACGAACACCTCGCCGCTGGTCGGCAAGGGCGGCAAGGGCCACAAGGTCACCGCCCGCCTGGTGAAGGACCGCCTGGACCGTGAGCTGGTCGGTAACGTCTCGCTGCGTGTCCTGCCGACCGAGCGTCCCGACGCCTGGGAGGTCCAGGGCCGTGGGGAGCTCGCGCTCGCCATCCTCGTCGAGACCATGCGCCGGGAAGGCTTCGAGCTGACCGTCGGCAAGCCCGAGGTGGTCACCAAGGAGATCAACGGCAAGGTGCACGAGCCGATCGAGCGCATGACGATCGACTCTCCCGAGGAGCACCTCGGCGCCATCACGCAGCTGATGGCGACCCGCAAGGGCCGTATGGAGACGATGACCAACCACGGCTCGGGCTGGATCCGCATGGAGTGGATCGTCCCGTCGCGCGGCCTCATCGGCTTCCGTACGGAGTTCCTGACGCAGACCCGTGGCACGGGCATCGCACACTCCATCTTCGAGGGCCACGAGCCGTGGTTCGGCGAGCTGCGTACCCGTAACAACGGCTCGCTGGTCGCCGACCGCGCCGGTACCGTGACGCCGTTCGCGATGATCAACCTCCAGGAGCGTGGTGTCATCTTCACCGACGCCGGCACCGAGGTCTACGAGGGCATGATCATTGGTGAGAACTCGCGTTCCGACGACATGGACGTGAACATCACCAAGGAGAAGAAGCTCACCAACATGCGCGCCGCGTCCGCGGACACCACCGAGAACGTGGTGCCGCCGCGCAAGCTCTCGCTGGAGCAGTCGCTGGAGTTCTGCCGCGACGACGAGTGCATCGAGGTCACCCCGGAGACCGTTCGCATCCGCAAGGTGGTCCTGGACCAGAAGGAGCGCGGCCGCACGGCCTCCCGCGCCAAGCGCAACTGA